One bacterium genomic window, GGACGTATGAATGGTCATTGAACGGAGTTTCGACCAACCAATGCTTTGCTCGTCAGGTAGTATGCGATCCAAACAACGATATCTGGGTGACCTTTAGCCCAGGCGGAACTGTCAATTTCGCAGGTCAGGATCACATTCCGTATTCGTCTATGAGCACCATGATCGTGGGGATCGATACCAGCGGGATTTTTATGGCACGGCTGAAGCCGGATGGTCTTGGATTGACCGACCCAAAGCGGATGGTCTTCAATCGGGCAGGGTCCGCGTTTTATGTCGGCGGCTATCATATAGCATCGAATCCGACCGTAGTTACGTTTGGTTCGACGACTCTGAATACGTCTGGGTGTTGGGTGACCAAGGGGATCCCCGGCGTGACGACCGATATTGATGATGCTGAAGTAGTCCCCTCGTCATTTGCGCTAGAGCAGAACTATCCGAATCCGTTCAATCCGAGCACGACGATCCAGTTCAGTCTGGAGTCGCGCGAGCAGGTGACGATCGAGATTTTCAATTCTCTCGGTCAAAAGGTTCGGACACTGCTCAACGAGAGCCGTGGCGCCGGAGCGCATACCGTCGAATGGAATGGGATGGATGACGGTGGAAATGAAGTTTCGACCGGGGTTTATCTGTATCGACTGGTGGCGGGAGAAATGGCCCAGACTAAAAAGATGGTGCTGGTTAAATAAGAGAACAAGAATCGGTATTACAATTGAGCGAGCAGGTCAGCAAGACCTGCTCGTTTTTTTGTGAGCACTACTGACAGGTCAGCGAGAGATTCTCTTCCGCAATGCGTCGACAGCGAGGGAGATGAAACTGTCGTTGGTGGGGGTAGCAAGCGGGATCGTCGTCCCGGCAAATTGCCACGAATCATCGGTATCCTGCACCCTGATATATTCCTTCCCCAGTCGATCGGATGGTCCCGTGATCGCCATCCCAGAATCAGGCGAAACGCCGCCGATAGTCGTGTCGCTTCCCGGCAGATGCCGTTCCATCGGCTGTCGGCTCGGTCGGAAGAATGCGGAAGTGGAAAGCTTGAGGCCGCGGATCGAATCGGGGAGGGCAAAAAGATCCTGCGCCAGACCTTTGCCGTACGTGCGACTGCCGATCGTGATCACCCGCCTATTGTCCTGGAGTGCCGCCGCTAAGATCTCACCCGAGGAAACCGTTCCGTCATTAATGAGCATCGCGACCGGATGTGTCCATCTTGTGCCGGGCTCAGCAGTGTATGAGGTATCGTCTTCGGCGCGACCATGCAGCGAGACGATCACGCCCGAGTCCAGAAACATATCGGCGACCTGCCGGGCAGCACGCATCAGCCCGCCGTAGTTATCGCGAAGATCAAGAATGAGCGCTTTGGCACCGGATGCGTTGATGCGGGTGAGCGCAGAGTCAACATCGGCTGCGGTAGTGGAACTGAAATGGGTGATCCGAAGGTAGGCGATCTCCGGAGCGGTGTCGACCCGGTAGTCCGGCGCTGAATCGGACTGACGGCCGGAGCCGCGAACAGAAGTGATTTCGATCTTCGCGCGCTGGATCTCAACAGCGAGCGGGGACGAGAGTGAGTCGCGCTGGACAGTGAGTCTGACCGTGGTGCCGACCTTGCCACGGAGCAGCCCAAACATTACATCCTGCGACATCCCGTGGGCGATCTGTGAATCGACAGTCACTATTCGATCGCCGGCCCGGAGTCCGGCTGCCAGCGCGGGGGAGCCGAGGAAGACCCCACGGAAAGAATGCTGTTGCAGGGCGCTATCGTACTTCATGAATACGCCGATGCCGCCGAATGAGCCGGCGAGATCGAGATGCATGTCGCTCCAGGCGATCGAGTCAAGAAGTTCGGAGTACGGGTCGAGTTTGGTCAGGTCGCCGGAGCGGATGATCTCGATCAGGCTGTCGCGGGAGATGTCGCGCCAGTAGTTTTTCTCGATGATCTCAACGACGGGAGCGAGGGAGTCGGGGAGGGTCGACGACTGCTCCGCCCGGGCAAACGGGAGAAGGAAAAGCAGGACGGCACACGCGGCGATCAGGCGTACAGATATCGACATCAGCGCTCCATGTTACAGGTGGTGCGGAAATATGTCGGATTGAGGGGTGGGAGGCAAGGGGAGAGTGGGGGGGGAATGGCGGGGGTATTACATGTGATTGCAGATCTGTGTGGCTATGCTAGTATTTGTAATTGGGGGGGTGACAAACGGTCATTTCGATGTAGTTGTGGTTTGGAGGCTTGAGGTTTTGGAGGGTGCATTCTTTTGTGTTTGGGGAGAGGGGTGAATATTACAGTTGTCAGCATTTCGGCAGAAGAGTGCCGGGCGAGGAGATATCTCTCATATATATGGGGGTGACGGGGGAAGCAGGTAGAAAGGTAATACGAGGGGGTAGCAGCGCGCGTGG contains:
- a CDS encoding S41 family peptidase translates to MSISVRLIAACAVLLFLLPFARAEQSSTLPDSLAPVVEIIEKNYWRDISRDSLIEIIRSGDLTKLDPYSELLDSIAWSDMHLDLAGSFGGIGVFMKYDSALQQHSFRGVFLGSPALAAGLRAGDRIVTVDSQIAHGMSQDVMFGLLRGKVGTTVRLTVQRDSLSSPLAVEIQRAKIEITSVRGSGRQSDSAPDYRVDTAPEIAYLRITHFSSTTAADVDSALTRINASGAKALILDLRDNYGGLMRAARQVADMFLDSGVIVSLHGRAEDDTSYTAEPGTRWTHPVAMLINDGTVSSGEILAAALQDNRRVITIGSRTYGKGLAQDLFALPDSIRGLKLSTSAFFRPSRQPMERHLPGSDTTIGGVSPDSGMAITGPSDRLGKEYIRVQDTDDSWQFAGTTIPLATPTNDSFISLAVDALRKRISR